One genomic region from Mycobacterium basiliense encodes:
- a CDS encoding AraC family transcriptional regulator, which yields MSKIRHESVAPTRTQRLAPGETIDLHHHDDHQIVYAGSGVLAVTTSQGAWVAPATRAIWIPAGIDHEHRAYGQTKLHLLGLPASDNPLGLTAPTVLTVSPLLREVIAACTLSAIDSPERTRLLAVLRDQLLASPEQPLYVPTPTNPLLRVVCALLRADPGDTRTLVELGRVVGASDRTLSRLFRADLAMTFPQWRTQLRLHHALVLLAEGTSVTTVAHQCGWSTPSAFIHVFRKTFGDTPSAFFAREPNPVSLNDGAAPPGSARAPMSSFQSGFHEVVVTP from the coding sequence ATGTCGAAAATCCGCCACGAATCGGTTGCGCCCACTCGCACGCAGCGACTGGCGCCGGGCGAGACCATCGATCTGCATCACCACGACGATCATCAGATCGTCTACGCCGGGAGCGGGGTCCTCGCCGTCACGACCAGCCAGGGGGCCTGGGTCGCGCCGGCAACCAGGGCGATCTGGATTCCCGCAGGCATTGACCACGAGCACCGCGCTTATGGACAAACCAAGCTGCACCTGCTGGGCCTGCCAGCATCGGACAACCCGCTCGGACTAACAGCTCCGACGGTCTTAACAGTCAGCCCCCTGCTGCGCGAGGTCATTGCCGCGTGCACCCTCAGTGCCATCGACAGCCCGGAAAGGACGCGACTGCTTGCCGTCCTGCGTGACCAGTTGCTCGCCTCGCCCGAGCAGCCACTCTATGTGCCGACGCCGACGAACCCGCTGTTACGAGTAGTCTGTGCCCTCTTGCGCGCCGATCCCGGCGACACCCGCACCCTCGTCGAACTTGGCCGTGTGGTCGGCGCAAGCGACCGAACCCTTTCTCGTCTTTTTCGCGCCGACCTCGCCATGACATTCCCGCAATGGCGCACCCAGCTGCGGTTGCACCACGCGCTCGTTCTCCTGGCCGAGGGAACCTCGGTAACGACCGTCGCCCACCAATGCGGCTGGTCCACACCCAGCGCGTTTATCCATGTGTTCCGCAAGACCTTCGGCGACACCCCAAGTGCGTTCTTCGCCCGTGAGCCGAACCCGGTGTCGTTGAACGACGGGGCGGCGCCGCCCGGGTCAGCGCGGGCGCCGATGTCCAGTTTCCAGTCCGGTTTCCACGAGGTGGTGGTGACCCCTTAA
- a CDS encoding MFS transporter gives MTSINGMQRNTSIALLSAGHACVDVYQGAVAALVPFFVAERHYTLAAASGLVLAASLLSSVAQPLFGALTDRWALPWLLPASTLLCGIGIAASGLSGSYPLTLAFIAVSGVGVAAYHPEAARIARIASQGSNNAMAYFSTGGNVGFGLAPLVVAAVAASGGLACTPMLLLPAMAGTVLALPVLTAVRKSQGVQAYRPQADGRDDIPSFVRLSAAIVFRSVAFVGLSTFIALYVQHRTGGSSIAGTMALFILYFGGAIGSVWGGSLACRWDRTTVSRWSYLVSAIAIAGVVWVPGPAVYLFVAVTSVGLYVPFSLQVTLGQDYLPTRMGTASGITLGLTVSIGGLASPAIGGLAQVTSLQTALVPLVAMPLVSWLLFRTLRDPSASSEASAPSDEATAASYAADNALTCSN, from the coding sequence ATGACCAGCATCAATGGCATGCAACGAAACACATCCATTGCGCTGCTCTCAGCCGGACATGCGTGCGTTGACGTCTACCAGGGTGCGGTCGCGGCGTTGGTCCCGTTCTTCGTCGCCGAGCGTCATTACACCCTTGCAGCGGCATCCGGTCTGGTGCTGGCCGCATCGCTGTTGTCCTCGGTCGCGCAACCGTTGTTTGGTGCCCTGACAGATCGGTGGGCGTTGCCCTGGTTGCTACCAGCGAGCACCTTGCTATGCGGCATCGGTATTGCGGCAAGCGGTTTGAGCGGTTCGTACCCACTGACGCTGGCGTTCATTGCGGTGTCGGGCGTCGGCGTCGCCGCCTACCATCCGGAAGCGGCTCGCATCGCGCGCATCGCAAGCCAAGGCAGTAATAATGCGATGGCTTACTTCTCCACCGGAGGCAACGTCGGCTTTGGGCTTGCGCCGCTCGTGGTCGCCGCCGTCGCGGCTTCGGGTGGGCTCGCGTGCACACCGATGCTGCTGTTGCCGGCCATGGCCGGCACGGTGCTGGCGTTGCCCGTCTTGACCGCCGTGCGGAAAAGTCAAGGCGTCCAAGCATATAGGCCCCAGGCCGATGGCCGCGACGACATCCCGTCGTTCGTCAGACTGTCGGCGGCCATTGTGTTCCGCTCGGTCGCCTTCGTGGGACTCAGCACCTTCATCGCCCTCTACGTCCAGCACCGCACGGGGGGCAGCAGCATCGCGGGCACGATGGCGTTGTTCATCCTCTACTTCGGCGGTGCAATCGGATCGGTGTGGGGCGGCTCGCTGGCCTGCCGCTGGGATAGGACGACCGTGTCCCGCTGGTCATACCTGGTGTCTGCCATCGCAATCGCGGGTGTGGTGTGGGTGCCCGGTCCAGCCGTCTACCTGTTCGTCGCTGTCACATCCGTCGGGCTGTACGTGCCCTTTTCTCTGCAAGTCACATTGGGCCAGGACTACCTGCCGACCAGGATGGGCACCGCCAGCGGGATCACCCTTGGTTTGACCGTCAGCATCGGCGGTCTGGCCAGCCCCGCGATCGGCGGGCTCGCACAGGTCACCTCATTGCAGACTGCACTGGTTCCGCTGGTGGCGATGCCGCTGGTGAGCTGGCTACTTTTCCGCACCCTGCGCGACCCGTCCGCTTCATCCGAGGCGAGTGCGCCGAGTGACGAAGCAACCGCCGCTTCCTATGCCGCGGACAATGCGCTGACCTGCTCAAACTGA